A region of the Serinicoccus profundi genome:
GTGAGCAGCACGTGCTTGAGCTCGCCCTGCCGGGTCGGGACGTCGTAGGGCGTGAGGCCGGAGGTGGGCAACCGGTCGGCGAGGTCGAGCACGGCCCGGTGCAGACCGGGTTCGTAGAGGCCGCAGTGGCGCAGGTCTACGCCCCTGGCCTCGGTGTCGAGGATGCCGACGGTCGGTGCGCCCTTGCGTCCTCCGACGACGAGCTTGGCCTTGTTGCGGAAGCCCGACTCACGGCTCGCCACCGCTGGCGCCCACTGCGGGGCCTCCACCCACGGCGCGAGCACCTGGGCGACGGTGGTCTGCTTGCGGCGCAGCTGCTCGGCGTAGTCCTGGCCCATGAGCCGGCAGGAGCGGCAGACCCCGGCGTCGAAGTAGTCGCACTGCACCGCGCCAGCCTAGGGGAGCGGCGGCGCCGTCACGGTCGTCCGGCGGTGCGCAGGCTGTCGACCGACAGGCGACCGGCGCCGGTGAAGGCGAGCGGGAGGCTGAGGCCGAGGTAGAGCAGGGCGTTCTCGCCGGTGAGCCCGCCGTCGGCGCCCACGAGCTGGAAGTCCTGCCGAAGGTAGATCGCCGTGGTCCAGATGGTGGCCATGAGGGCGGCCAGCAGGAAGCCGGCGGGGCGGGTGAACAACCCCACCACGACGAGCACCGGGAGCCCCACCAGGGCGATCATCACGGCCCAGGCGACGACGTCCGGCGCCTGCGCGCCCAGGAAGGTGTCGGACACCTGCGCGGTGAACGCGGGCATGTCGGTGGCGGCCCTGACCCCGTGAGCGACCAGGGGGAGGACGGACAGTCGCAGGAGGAGCAGACCGAAGTCCAGGCCCCGTCCGTGCGCCTCGAGTGGTCCGGTGAGGGCATACCCGTCGTCCCAGCGATCATCGACCTCGCGGTGGTAGTCGGAGGCGTCGTCGTGCTCGGGGGACGTCATCCCTCGGCGAGGGCCCCGCGCAGGGCGGCCGCGTCCGCTGCCAGGTCGTCCTGGGCGCGGGGACCCTTGCGGGTGAGGTCGAAGTCGCCCGGGTCCGAGGTGGGGAAGACGTGCACGTGGGCGTGCGGGACCTCGAACCCCTGGACGATGAGACCGACGCGCTCGGAGCCGAAGACCTGCTGCTGGGCGCGACCGATGGTTGCCGCGACGGTCATGAGGTGCGCCACGGTGTCCGCGTCGAGGTCGAGCCAGTGGTCGACCTCCGCGCGGGGCACGACGAGGGCGTGCCCGGGCGTGAGGGGCTCGATGTCGAGGAATGCCGCGCAGACCTCGTCGCTCCACACCACGTGGCCGGGGATGTCGCCCTCGATGATCCTGCTGAAGATGCTCGGCATCTGCCCAGGGTAGCCAGCCTGCGCGCGGCGAGGGGCGGACGCGCGACGGCAGCGGCATACCGGACGGTATGTGTCCGCCTCCGATGACACGATGTCCTCATGACAGCTGAGAAGACACAGATCGTGCTGGTGCCCGGGTTCTGGTTGGGGGAGTGGGCCTGGGAGGAGGTCGCCCGGTCCCTCTCCGGACAGGGGTATGCCGTGAGTGCACTGACCCTGCCCGGCCGGGGTCACGACGACCCGAACCGCGCGGTCGTGACGCCGCAGGACCAGGCCGACGCGATCATCGCGGCCCTCGACCCGTCGGCGCACCGGCGGGTGCTGGCCGTCCACAGCGGCGCGGCCATCCCGGGCACGCTCGTCATCGACCAGCGCCCCGAGCTCGTCGACCACGTCGTCTGGGTCGACACCGCGCCCTCCGCGGATGGTTCCGCGATGGACCCTGACTTCTCGTCCGAGGTGCTGCGCCTGGAGGACCGCTACGACGACGAGCTCGCCGAGGGCTCGATGCGCGACCTCACCGACGAGCAGCTCGCGACCTTCCGCGAGCGTGCGGTGCCCGAGCCCGGCCCGGTGGTGAGCACACCGGTCTCGCTCACCGACGACGCCCGGCACGACGTGCCTTCGACCGTGGTGTGCACCACCTTCCCCTCCGCTGAGTTCCGGTCCTACGCCGAGCAGGGCGTGGGCTTCCTCAAGGCGCTGCCGGACTACCGCGCCCTGACCTACGTCGACCTGCCGACGGGGCATTGGCCCATGTGGTCCCGGCCCGAGGAGCTTGCCTCGCTCCTCGCGGGGGTGGCGGCCGACTGATGCCCCCACCGGGTATGTGACGTGCACTTCCGTATGGCTGGCACGCGCAGATGTGTCTAGAGTGACGGTGTGGCTGCAGTGGCCACAGGATGTTTTCCGACTGGGGAGGATTTCGGTTCATGGCTATGCGTAGGTACGGATCTGGTGTCGCGGTCGCCGCCGCTCTGGCGTTGACGCTGTCTGCGTGCGGGGGTGATGACTCGGCCTCGGACGACGCGGCGATGGAGGAGTCGCCCTCCGCCGAGGCGGCGCAGGAGCCCACGGAGGAGGAGACCACCGAGGAGGAGACCACCGAGGACACGGCCGCGGAGACCACGGCGGCGGAGTCCGAGGACTCGGGTGACGCGGCAGCGGTCGACACCCTGCCCGCGGGCGTCATCGACGCGCCGCCGGAGACGGTGGGGGAGTTCACCCTCAGCGACGACAGCGGTCCCGCGATGATCTACGACATGGAGACGGGGGAGTACGTCACGGTCGACACCAATGTGCTCGCCTCGCCCTACGAGGACCTCCTCGCCGAGATCGAGACCGACAACACCGAGGCGGGCACCGGGAGCTGCGGACTGAACTCCGGCGGCACCTCGGCCGTCTGCTACCAGCAGATCGAGGGCGGGGTCATCACGATGACGGCCAACGGTGATCTGCTGGACGTCCTCGTGACCTTCGCCGACGACTTCGCGGCCGCTGCCACCTCCTGACCGATGGCGGCGTGGCTGCCGTGGGCCCGGTGGGGTGGTTGACACACTGGGCCCATGGCAGACCTGACCGAACCCTGCCCGAGCTGCGGCACCCTCATGCGGTGGGAGACCTCGCACGAGCGCTGTGACGGCTGCGGCTGGATCCGGCCCTGCTGCGAAGGGGCTCCGTGCCCGGTATAGGGCGCCCGCGCACCATCCTCCAGGCGCTGGTCGCCTGGTACGCCCTGGCCCTCGCCCTCGGAGCGGTCGGCTTCTGGCTCGGCGCGCTCGTCCCGTGCGAGCGAGGCCTGGAGTGCCTCACCTACCCGTTCGGCGGCGCGCTCGTCGGTGCTCTGCTCGGAGCCCTGGCCGCGGCGCTGCTCGCGGCACGGGTGCTGCACTGGTGGTGGCTCCCGACGACCCTCATCCTCGTCGGCGTGGGTGCGCTGCTCGGTCACCTGGCACAGGGGCTCGGGATCGTCCTGTGCGCGCTGGCGCCGGTGATCGCCGCGCTCACGGCGGTGCGCGAGCAGGGGACGGACAGCCGGCACCAGGCCGAGGGCCGGCCTCGCCGGTGGGTCCGGGGCGTCGCGACGCTGACCGCTGCCGCTGTGCTGTTCGCGGGGTCGTGGTGGATGCTGGATCGCCGCGAGCGAGCGAGCGAGATCGCCGAGATCGAGGCGGTGGACGTGCCGCTCATCGCGCCGGAGAACCCCGCAGACCTCCGGGTGACCACCCTCACCGCGTCCGACGACCTCGTCCGATACACCCTGGCACGCGGAGAGTCACCCGACGCGGCATACCTCGACGTCACCCTGCGGCGCGGGGGAGGAGGCTGCACGGCCAGCGGGCTGCAGCCGTGCACCGACCTCGGCGACGGGCTCAGCGTCTACCGGCAGGCGGGCGGCGAGCACTGGGTCCTCTTCCGCGACCTCGGTGACAGCCACCTGCGGGCGTCCGACCAGAGCCAGCCTGGCCGCGAGCCCTGGGCCGAGGACGAGGCGGTGGATCTCGTGCGCGGCATGGCGCCGGTCGATGCCGCGGTCCTCGTCGACCGGCAACGGCGCGGGCGCTGACCCGCAGCAGTCGAGGCGCTCCCGGTCGGTGCCGGAGGGTCCGGAGGAGTGGGCCGCCCTCCTCGAACACCGTTTACTTGACATAATGTGACTTATCGGCGATGTGGGTAGTCGGTTCTGCCGTGAGAGCCGCGACTGCACCGGGTATGTCGGCGCAGCGGCACTTCTGGCGACACAACCCCTGCACTCGCGCAGTTTCTCAGGCCCTGTCCACCGCGGGTCCGTCGACGTTGACCGTGGGTGCACCGGAGCCGCAGCGCACGATGACCGCCCGCGACGGCTGGCGCCCCGGGTTGGACTCGCGGTGCACCGCACCGGCAGGCACCCGGACGAAGTCGCCCGGCCTGGCCTCGACCACCTCGGCGCCGCCGGGCCCGGACTCCAGCCGGAACGTCCCGGACACGATGTAGAGCGTGGTCTCGTGATCGCCGTGGTGGTGCCACCCGGTGACCGCGCCCGGCTCGGTGTCGACGGTCCCGGTCCACATCCCCTCGGAGTGCTCGGCCATCTGTCGGCTCATGCCCGGCGTCGGGTCGGCCGGCTCCAACGCACCGTCGGGGATCCGGCGGCACGGCACCGCGGCTCGCTCGTCCATAGCCCCATTCGACCCCGTGACGAGCGGTCTGTCCACCGCCGCTCCCGTCGGCGGGATCCCCCCCGGCGGCGCGAGTGCAGGATGCCGCAGGGACGCGGTATACCGTGACCTCCTCAGCAGGACGAGCGCGAGGAGGGTGCGTGGCAGAGGGACAGGACGACGGGGTGCAACGCAACCTGTTCTGGCGCGCCGTGCACCGGGTCGACACCTCCCGGGTGGTGCGGGCCTTCGTGCGCTACCTGCTGGTGCGGGGCAACCTGTCGGCCGGAGGCGTCACCATCTCCGCGCTGGTGTCCCTGACCGCCGCCGTGACGATCCTCACCAACGGCTTCCGAGCGACGCTGGGCCGTCAGCCCGAACTCTTCGACCGGGTGATCCAGGCGATCAACACCGCCTTTCCCGGTCTCATCAACGACGGCTCCAACGGCGGGATCATCGACCCCGAACGGCTCGTCCTGGAGCGCTCGCTGACGCTGGCCACCCTCATCTCGATCCCCGTCCTGCTGTGGACCGCCACCAACGTCATGACCGGGCTGCGCAACAGCATCCGCTCGATGTTCGGCCTCACTGGTGCCCCGTTGAGACCTTTCCGGGGCAAGGGGTGGGACGTCGTGGGGATCGTGCTGCTGAGCCTCGCGGTGCTCCTCTCCTCCGCCCTGCTCAGCGGGTCCGCCGTCATGGCCCGGGCGGTCCTGGGCGAGCTCGAGGTCAGCACCGGGACGAGCGGCTTCTTCATCCGGCTCGCGGCCGTGCTGGCCGCCTTCGTCGTGGACGCCGTCGTCTTCTACCTCTTGTTCCGGGTGACGGCCAAGGTGCGTATGCCCTCCCCAGACTGGTGGAAGGGCGCGTTGCTGGGGGCTGCGGGCTGGGGTGTGCTCCGGCTGGCGGGCACGCAGGTCATCGGGGCCTGGGACAACCCCCTCTTCGCCTCCTTCGCCGTGCTGGCGACCCTCATCGTCTGGATCAACCTGGGGTTGCGCTGGGTGATGTTCACCGCCGCCTGGACCGCCAACCCCCCGCACACCAACCTGCCGGTCGTCCCGACCGAGGTGCATGCCCGTGAGACGCCCAACTACGTCACCCAGACCGCGCCGCATACTCTCGCCTGGCCCCACCACGAGGTCACCGGCACCCTCATCCCGCACGGCGAGAGTCGCGGCACCACCGCGTCCGCGGACTGACCACCGGTGCCCGGGCGTCCCGAAGCCTCGGCACCTACGGTGGGGGTATGCATACCCTCCGCGACGGCACCCCGCTCCCCCACGTCGGCTTCGGCACCTACCCGTTGCGCGGCGAGGAGGGCGTCACGGCGATCACCTCGGCGCTCGAGGTGGGCTACCGCTACCTCGACACCGCGGTGAACTACGACAACGAGCGGGAGGTCGGCGAGGCGCTGCGGCGCAGCGGACTGCCGCGCGAGGAGGTGCTCGTCGCCACGAAGCTCCCGGGTCGGGCGCACGAGCGGGCGTCGGCCATCGCCTCCGTCGAGCAGTCGCTGGAGCGGCTCGGGCTGGACCGGCTCGACCTCGTCCTCGTGCACTGGCCGAACCCGTCGAAGGGCCGCTACGTCGAGGCCGTGGAGGCGCTCATCGAGTGCCGCGAGCGCGGGCTGGTGCGCTGGGTCGGCACGAGCAACTACACCCCGGCGCACCTGCGCGAGGTCGTCGCGGCCACCGGTGAGGCCCCGGTGCTCAACCAGGTCGAGTGCCACCCGCTCTTCCCCCAGGCCGACCTCCTCCCGGTCCACGAGGAGCTGGGGATCCTCACCCAGGCGTGGAGCCCGCTGGGCAAGCGCCAGGCGCAGTATGACGCCGCACCGGTCCTCGCCCCCGCCCAGCGGCTCGGGGTCTCCCCCGCCCAGGTCATCCTGCGCTGGCACCTGCAGCGCGGGATCATGCCGTTGCCGAAGTCCGGCACGCCGCAGCGGCAGCGCGACAACCTCGACGTGCTCGGCGTCGAGCTCACCGAGCAGGAGGTGGCCGCGATCAGCGCGCTGGGCCGCGAGGACGGGCGGCTCTTCGACGGCGACCCGGAGACCCACGAGGAGATGTGAGGTCCGGGCGACCTCGGGTCGTCCACAACCGGGTGCGGCGGGGCCCAGTCGTCCACAGATCGGGGACGGCCCCTCCCCTGCACGTCCGGGACCCCGCAGGGTGGTCCCCATGACGACAACGGCGGCGGCACCGGCCAACGAGGTGCACCTGCGGGGCCGCGTCAGCGGCGCCCCTGAGCAACGCGACCTCCCCAGCGGCGACGTCCTCGTCCAGCTCAGGGTGGTCATCCCCCGACCGACGACCCGTTCACGCGCCGGCTCCTCGGGGTCGACGCAACGGGTCGACACCATCGACGTGAGCTGCTGGAGCGCACGGGCCCGGGCCGCCGCGCTCCGACTCGACGACGGCGTCGGGGTGGAGGTCACGGGTGCGTTGCGGCGCCGCTTCTTCCGGACGGGGTCCGGCGCGGCCTCCCGCTACGACGTCGAGGCGACGTCGCTGCGCAAGGTGTCGCTCACGGAGCCATGACCTACAGCACCGCGCGCACCACCGGCACCCGGCGCAGCAGCAGCACCAGCCCCGTCGTCATCGCCGCCACCACGAGGAAGCGCAGGACGAGCAGCGGCCACGAGGAGACCGGCTCGCCCAGCACGCCGGTGTCGGTGACGACGAGCAGCACGAGGAAGTGCACGGCGAAGATCCCCAGGGTCGCCCGCCCGACCGGGTCGACCAGCGCCATGACCCGCGAGGAGGTGAGGACCGCCAGAGCGCCTCCGGACCGGACCAGCGTCTGCGCCAGCAGATAGACGCTGACCGAGAGCAGCGCCACGGTCGGTGAGTAGTAGTGCGCCCCTGCCCAGTCCTGCAGCCATGCCGGGGCGCCCGGATTCTTCCACTGCCACGTCAGGAGCACGGCCAGAGCCAGGACCAGCGCGAGGAGCACCGGGACCCACCGGGTCGGCAGACGCACGCCACGCAGGCCCCAGCCGAGGAGGTAGGCCCCGAGGTAGGGCAGCCACCAGGTCCACGCCGCGTGCGTCACCCCGACCGGTTCCCCGCCAGGGCCGAGCGGCCAGAGGGACAGGATGGGCACGGCATACGCCACCACACCGGCGAGGACCCACTCCCTGCGTCCGGTGCGATCGATCCACGGCACCAGCACAGGGGTGAGCAGCGACAGGCCGAGGACGATCCAGAAGAAGTAGAGGTGCGGGGCGACCTGGCCGACGAGGACCCGCTGTAGCGCGTCCGCCGGGCCGGCCAGCCAACCGGGGCGGGTGAGACCGAGGTAGGTGAGGTAGACGAGGTTCCAGACCACGAG
Encoded here:
- a CDS encoding acyltransferase, with protein sequence MPGTEWISWLRCVAVYGVVLIHTVGATATAGADGAVGPVDGWVARALDLPFVWVVPVFVMVSGALTLDPARFRGTGEFVRKRVWRLVPALVVWNLVYLTYLGLTRPGWLAGPADALQRVLVGQVAPHLYFFWIVLGLSLLTPVLVPWIDRTGRREWVLAGVVAYAVPILSLWPLGPGGEPVGVTHAAWTWWLPYLGAYLLGWGLRGVRLPTRWVPVLLALVLALAVLLTWQWKNPGAPAWLQDWAGAHYYSPTVALLSVSVYLLAQTLVRSGGALAVLTSSRVMALVDPVGRATLGIFAVHFLVLLVVTDTGVLGEPVSSWPLLVLRFLVVAAMTTGLVLLLRRVPVVRAVL
- a CDS encoding HIT family protein, with amino-acid sequence MPSIFSRIIEGDIPGHVVWSDEVCAAFLDIEPLTPGHALVVPRAEVDHWLDLDADTVAHLMTVAATIGRAQQQVFGSERVGLIVQGFEVPHAHVHVFPTSDPGDFDLTRKGPRAQDDLAADAAALRGALAEG
- a CDS encoding alpha/beta fold hydrolase, which produces MTAEKTQIVLVPGFWLGEWAWEEVARSLSGQGYAVSALTLPGRGHDDPNRAVVTPQDQADAIIAALDPSAHRRVLAVHSGAAIPGTLVIDQRPELVDHVVWVDTAPSADGSAMDPDFSSEVLRLEDRYDDELAEGSMRDLTDEQLATFRERAVPEPGPVVSTPVSLTDDARHDVPSTVVCTTFPSAEFRSYAEQGVGFLKALPDYRALTYVDLPTGHWPMWSRPEELASLLAGVAAD
- a CDS encoding aldo/keto reductase, translating into MHTLRDGTPLPHVGFGTYPLRGEEGVTAITSALEVGYRYLDTAVNYDNEREVGEALRRSGLPREEVLVATKLPGRAHERASAIASVEQSLERLGLDRLDLVLVHWPNPSKGRYVEAVEALIECRERGLVRWVGTSNYTPAHLREVVAATGEAPVLNQVECHPLFPQADLLPVHEELGILTQAWSPLGKRQAQYDAAPVLAPAQRLGVSPAQVILRWHLQRGIMPLPKSGTPQRQRDNLDVLGVELTEQEVAAISALGREDGRLFDGDPETHEEM
- a CDS encoding DoxX family membrane protein, translating into MTSPEHDDASDYHREVDDRWDDGYALTGPLEAHGRGLDFGLLLLRLSVLPLVAHGVRAATDMPAFTAQVSDTFLGAQAPDVVAWAVMIALVGLPVLVVVGLFTRPAGFLLAALMATIWTTAIYLRQDFQLVGADGGLTGENALLYLGLSLPLAFTGAGRLSVDSLRTAGRP
- a CDS encoding cupin domain-containing protein, whose amino-acid sequence is MDERAAVPCRRIPDGALEPADPTPGMSRQMAEHSEGMWTGTVDTEPGAVTGWHHHGDHETTLYIVSGTFRLESGPGGAEVVEARPGDFVRVPAGAVHRESNPGRQPSRAVIVRCGSGAPTVNVDGPAVDRA
- a CDS encoding YihY/virulence factor BrkB family protein produces the protein MAEGQDDGVQRNLFWRAVHRVDTSRVVRAFVRYLLVRGNLSAGGVTISALVSLTAAVTILTNGFRATLGRQPELFDRVIQAINTAFPGLINDGSNGGIIDPERLVLERSLTLATLISIPVLLWTATNVMTGLRNSIRSMFGLTGAPLRPFRGKGWDVVGIVLLSLAVLLSSALLSGSAVMARAVLGELEVSTGTSGFFIRLAAVLAAFVVDAVVFYLLFRVTAKVRMPSPDWWKGALLGAAGWGVLRLAGTQVIGAWDNPLFASFAVLATLIVWINLGLRWVMFTAAWTANPPHTNLPVVPTEVHARETPNYVTQTAPHTLAWPHHEVTGTLIPHGESRGTTASAD
- a CDS encoding single-stranded DNA-binding protein — its product is MTTTAAAPANEVHLRGRVSGAPEQRDLPSGDVLVQLRVVIPRPTTRSRAGSSGSTQRVDTIDVSCWSARARAAALRLDDGVGVEVTGALRRRFFRTGSGAASRYDVEATSLRKVSLTEP